A DNA window from Allokutzneria albata contains the following coding sequences:
- a CDS encoding ArsC/Spx/MgsR family protein yields MEIWINPACSKCRSALSLLDAEGAEYTVRYYLQDPPSVAELEHVLDRLRLEPWDIARLGEPVAAELGMKSWARTPETRARWVEAMAEHPKLIQRPIITAEDGSASVARTPEAVRAALDIT; encoded by the coding sequence ATGGAAATCTGGATCAACCCGGCGTGTTCCAAGTGCCGTTCGGCGTTGTCGCTGCTCGATGCCGAGGGCGCCGAGTACACCGTGCGGTACTACCTCCAGGACCCGCCGAGCGTCGCGGAGCTGGAGCACGTGCTGGACCGGCTTCGCCTGGAGCCGTGGGACATCGCCCGCCTCGGTGAGCCGGTCGCGGCGGAGCTGGGCATGAAGTCGTGGGCGCGGACCCCCGAGACGCGCGCGCGGTGGGTCGAGGCGATGGCCGAGCACCCGAAGCTGATCCAGCGGCCGATCATCACCGCCGAGGACGGCTCGGCCAGCGTCGCCCGCACTCCGGAAGCGGTCCGGGCGGCGCTGGACATCACCTGA
- a CDS encoding ADP-ribosylglycohydrolase family protein, with translation MSRSESSLRGLALGDAFGQTWFTQEGDLRRRRVAPGPWTWTDDTAMALALFRVLRECGRVDQDALAAEFATTYVAEPRRGYGATMHDVLTAIHSGQPWRDVARRQFDGQGSWGNGAAMRVAPLGAWFADDLDELVVQAGKSAGVTHAHPEAIAGAVAVALATALGVRGAAGADLLGEVVERLPETEVRAGLIRARRISFTTDSRNAGGTLGTGLRISAVDTVPFALWCAARHLDDLVEALWVTAAAGGDVDTTCAIVGGVVAARTGLDGVPQDWLDSSEPLPPFA, from the coding sequence ATGTCCCGCAGTGAGTCCTCGTTGCGTGGCTTGGCGCTGGGCGACGCGTTCGGGCAGACGTGGTTCACGCAGGAGGGCGATCTCCGGCGGCGCCGGGTCGCGCCCGGCCCCTGGACGTGGACCGACGACACGGCCATGGCGCTCGCCCTGTTCCGGGTGCTGCGCGAGTGCGGCAGGGTCGACCAGGACGCGCTCGCGGCCGAGTTCGCCACGACCTACGTCGCCGAACCGCGCCGCGGCTACGGCGCCACCATGCACGACGTCCTCACGGCCATCCACAGTGGACAGCCGTGGCGGGACGTGGCCCGGCGGCAGTTCGACGGCCAGGGATCGTGGGGCAACGGGGCGGCCATGCGGGTGGCCCCGCTGGGCGCGTGGTTCGCCGACGACCTCGACGAACTCGTCGTGCAGGCGGGGAAATCAGCCGGAGTGACGCACGCTCATCCGGAAGCGATCGCCGGCGCGGTGGCGGTCGCCCTCGCGACAGCGCTCGGAGTGCGCGGAGCGGCCGGCGCCGACCTGCTCGGCGAGGTGGTCGAACGACTCCCGGAGACCGAGGTGCGCGCCGGGCTGATCCGCGCGCGGCGCATCTCGTTCACCACGGACTCCCGCAACGCGGGCGGAACGCTCGGCACCGGGCTCCGGATCTCCGCCGTGGACACGGTGCCGTTCGCCCTGTGGTGCGCGGCCAGGCACCTCGACGACCTCGTGGAAGCCCTGTGGGTCACCGCCGCGGCCGGAGGTGACGTCGACACCACCTGCGCGATCGTCGGCGGAGTCGTCGCGGCCCGCACCGGCCTCGACGGCGTGCCGCAGGACTGGCTCGACTCGAGCGAGCCGCTGCCGCCCTTCGCCTGA
- a CDS encoding FAD-dependent monooxygenase — MRAVVVGGGIGGLASAVALTRNGWQVEVLERARAFGEVGAGLAVLPNALRALDALGLGEAIRERASSEMPAGIRAVSGRWLSRADHGELRRRYGQWAMVHRADLLEILRAAVPADALRPGVEVREVRRDGTVLHSGGTSTGDLVVGADGIRSVTRRSVWGEEPAPRYAGYSTWRAIAANVPVRESVETWGRGERFGYSPLPDGRTYFYAVVNAPEGDEGGADELRRRFAHWHDPIPALVNAVAGTALLRHDIYELPNLGSYVAGKVALVGDAAHAMTPNLGQGACQALEDAVVLAAADGLAEYDRLRRPRTQMVVRRSRRLGVIAHWTAPALVGARNTVMRMLPRSGFSRSMAPLLDWAP; from the coding sequence ATGAGGGCGGTCGTCGTCGGCGGCGGGATCGGCGGGCTGGCCAGTGCGGTGGCACTGACCAGGAACGGGTGGCAGGTCGAGGTGCTGGAGCGCGCGCGGGCGTTCGGCGAGGTGGGCGCCGGCCTGGCGGTGCTGCCGAACGCGCTGCGCGCGCTGGACGCGCTCGGGCTGGGTGAGGCGATCCGCGAGCGCGCGTCCTCCGAGATGCCCGCGGGGATCCGTGCCGTGTCCGGGCGCTGGCTCTCCCGTGCCGACCACGGGGAACTTCGGCGGCGCTACGGGCAATGGGCCATGGTGCACCGCGCTGACCTTCTCGAAATCCTGCGCGCGGCGGTCCCGGCGGACGCGCTGCGTCCCGGGGTGGAGGTGCGGGAGGTGCGGCGCGACGGGACGGTGCTGCACTCGGGTGGCACGTCGACCGGGGATCTGGTGGTCGGCGCGGACGGCATCCGCAGCGTCACCCGGCGCTCGGTCTGGGGCGAGGAACCGGCGCCGCGCTACGCGGGCTACAGCACCTGGCGGGCGATCGCCGCGAACGTGCCGGTCCGGGAGTCCGTCGAGACGTGGGGGCGGGGCGAGCGGTTCGGGTACTCGCCGCTGCCGGATGGGCGGACCTACTTCTACGCGGTGGTCAACGCGCCGGAAGGCGACGAGGGCGGTGCCGACGAGCTGCGGCGCCGCTTCGCGCACTGGCACGACCCGATTCCGGCGCTGGTCAACGCGGTGGCGGGGACGGCTCTGCTGCGGCATGACATCTACGAGCTGCCGAACCTGGGTTCCTACGTTGCGGGCAAGGTCGCCCTCGTCGGAGATGCCGCGCACGCCATGACCCCGAACCTCGGGCAGGGCGCGTGCCAGGCGCTCGAAGACGCCGTGGTGCTCGCGGCAGCGGACGGGCTCGCGGAGTACGACCGGCTCCGCAGGCCGCGCACGCAGATGGTGGTCCGCCGCTCGCGCCGGCTCGGGGTGATCGCGCACTGGACGGCGCCCGCGCTGGTCGGGGCCAGGAACACGGTGATGCGGATGCTGCCGCGTTCGGGCTTCTCCCGGTCGATGGCTCCGCTGCTGGACTGGGCACCGTGA
- a CDS encoding TetR/AcrR family transcriptional regulator codes for MTTSRRDRLRRATLDEIHAAARRLLTTKGPAAVTINAVGREVGISGPALYHYFSGHDELVNAMTVAFLDELADELRTAGGFLDTCRALRDWAVAHPAEFGWIFTRPVVAGAARYAAGMRFEQVFRDQVVALWREKPFPVPDLADLAPGLREQLVSYSEVIGGELPPAAVHVVLTCWSGLYGLVCMEVLHQLDFAYSDMGPVFEEHLRGLADRLGIPYEPSSAASMPR; via the coding sequence GTGACCACGAGCAGACGGGACCGCCTCCGCAGGGCGACCCTCGACGAGATCCACGCCGCCGCGCGCAGACTGCTCACCACGAAGGGCCCCGCGGCCGTGACGATCAACGCCGTCGGGCGTGAGGTCGGCATCAGCGGGCCCGCGCTCTACCACTACTTCTCCGGCCACGACGAGCTGGTGAACGCGATGACCGTGGCCTTCCTCGACGAGCTGGCCGACGAGCTGCGGACCGCGGGCGGGTTCCTGGACACCTGCCGCGCGCTGCGAGACTGGGCGGTGGCGCATCCCGCGGAGTTCGGGTGGATCTTCACGAGGCCGGTCGTGGCGGGTGCCGCGCGGTACGCCGCGGGCATGCGCTTCGAGCAGGTCTTCCGGGACCAAGTGGTCGCGCTGTGGCGGGAGAAACCGTTCCCCGTCCCCGATCTCGCCGACCTGGCGCCCGGCCTGCGCGAGCAGCTGGTCAGCTACTCCGAGGTGATCGGCGGCGAGCTTCCCCCCGCGGCCGTGCACGTCGTCCTGACCTGCTGGAGCGGCCTGTACGGGTTGGTGTGCATGGAAGTCCTGCACCAGCTGGATTTCGCCTACTCCGACATGGGCCCGGTCTTCGAGGAGCACCTGCGCGGACTGGCCGACCGGCTGGGCATCCCTTACGAGCCGAGCTCGGCCGCTTCGATGCCGAGGTGA
- a CDS encoding ArsR/SmtB family transcription factor has product MTAVGPELAALAGLLADETRAAMCLALLDKRAWTAGELAQLCGVARSTASEHISKLIAGGLLDERRQGRHRYVRLADDDVASLIETMSAHVRPAAVSGLRQHRANAALARGRTCYDHLAGRLGVAITDAMTTRGLLRRDTGFALTAAGLDWFAELGMSLPDREKRPLVRSCLDWTERRDHLAGPAAARLCQVVLEREWAVRIGSKRAVRVTPLGLDELRRHLGIEAAELGS; this is encoded by the coding sequence ATGACCGCTGTGGGACCGGAACTGGCGGCGTTGGCCGGGCTGCTCGCCGACGAGACGCGGGCGGCCATGTGCCTCGCCCTGCTGGACAAGCGCGCGTGGACCGCGGGCGAGCTGGCCCAGCTCTGCGGCGTCGCGCGGTCGACCGCGAGCGAGCACATCTCCAAGCTCATCGCGGGCGGTCTCCTTGACGAGCGCCGTCAAGGGCGGCATCGCTACGTGCGCCTCGCCGATGACGACGTGGCGAGCCTGATCGAGACGATGTCCGCGCACGTGCGGCCCGCCGCCGTTTCCGGTCTGCGCCAGCACCGGGCGAACGCCGCGCTGGCCAGGGGCCGGACCTGCTACGACCACCTCGCGGGCAGGCTGGGCGTGGCGATCACCGATGCGATGACCACCCGGGGGCTGCTGCGTCGCGACACCGGCTTCGCGCTCACCGCGGCCGGGCTGGACTGGTTCGCCGAGCTGGGAATGTCGTTGCCCGACAGGGAGAAACGGCCGCTCGTCAGGTCCTGTCTGGACTGGACCGAGCGCCGTGACCACCTCGCCGGACCCGCCGCCGCGCGGCTGTGCCAGGTCGTGCTGGAGCGCGAATGGGCCGTGCGCATCGGCTCCAAGCGCGCTGTGCGCGTCACGCCGCTCGGGCTCGACGAGCTACGCCGTCACCTCGGCATCGAAGCGGCCGAGCTCGGCTCGTAA
- a CDS encoding isocitrate lyase/PEP mutase family protein, with translation MTAFADLHRRGAPLVLPNAWDHASAAALFGAGFPAVGTTSLGVAAVNGLPDAAGAARAETIALAKLIAGLGMVTVDIESGFSSDPAEVADLALRLSDAGAVGVNLEDAMAAPETLCGLIEAIKRSVPGLFVNARTDTYWLGDSSLDETLVRAESYVDAGADGIFVPGMADPAEIATVVGRVDAPLNLLFLPGKHTVAELAALGVSRISTGSLLFRAAVHATVATALAVRDEQPVAPGIPGYDDTVKMLGP, from the coding sequence ATGACCGCGTTCGCCGACCTCCACCGCCGCGGTGCGCCGCTGGTGCTGCCCAACGCGTGGGACCACGCGTCGGCCGCCGCGCTGTTCGGAGCGGGATTTCCGGCCGTGGGCACCACGAGCCTCGGCGTGGCCGCGGTCAACGGCCTGCCCGACGCGGCGGGTGCGGCGCGCGCCGAGACGATCGCGCTGGCCAAACTGATCGCGGGCCTGGGCATGGTCACCGTGGACATCGAGTCCGGGTTCAGCTCCGATCCGGCCGAGGTCGCGGACCTGGCCCTGCGGTTGTCCGACGCGGGCGCGGTCGGGGTCAACCTGGAGGACGCCATGGCCGCTCCGGAGACGCTGTGCGGCCTGATCGAAGCGATCAAGCGCAGCGTTCCCGGCCTGTTCGTCAACGCGCGCACCGACACCTACTGGCTCGGCGACTCCTCGCTGGACGAGACGCTGGTCCGCGCGGAGTCGTACGTGGACGCCGGAGCTGACGGGATCTTCGTGCCGGGCATGGCGGACCCGGCCGAGATCGCCACCGTGGTCGGGCGGGTGGACGCCCCGCTGAACCTGCTTTTCCTGCCCGGCAAGCACACCGTCGCCGAACTCGCCGCGCTCGGGGTGAGCCGGATCAGCACCGGTTCGCTGCTGTTCCGCGCCGCCGTGCACGCGACCGTGGCCACCGCGCTGGCCGTGCGGGACGAGCAGCCGGTGGCGCCCGGTATCCCCGGCTACGACGACACCGTGAAGATGCTGGGACCATGA
- a CDS encoding cytochrome P450, translating to MLVLRTYDQVSAALADERLIVPPPPERDSALGWLRSAVCRFSSGAAHARRRALVDAPLRALSPDALRRSARGRAPETAAVEVLAEALGVAVEPALVVAAARAYLPPVEPTPADDAAVAALLAALGGVRDEPTAARACLLLQACASTAGLIRNALPYKDFGEPEAVLVETLRHSPPIPVLRRQRPDGALVELDLVAANRDPEVFADPDTFDVHRASNKRHLTFGVGLRPCPGDSHALAIAAGVLEGSSR from the coding sequence ATGCTCGTTCTGAGGACATACGACCAGGTCAGCGCCGCTCTGGCGGATGAGCGCCTGATCGTCCCGCCGCCTCCCGAACGCGACTCCGCGCTCGGCTGGCTGCGCTCCGCGGTGTGCCGCTTCAGCTCAGGCGCCGCGCACGCCCGCCGCCGCGCCCTGGTCGACGCGCCGCTCCGCGCGCTCTCCCCGGACGCTCTGCGGCGAAGCGCACGCGGACGCGCCCCGGAGACGGCGGCCGTGGAAGTGCTCGCCGAAGCCCTCGGCGTCGCCGTCGAACCGGCGCTCGTGGTCGCGGCGGCGCGCGCCTACCTGCCGCCGGTCGAGCCGACTCCCGCCGACGACGCGGCGGTCGCGGCTCTCCTCGCGGCGCTGGGCGGGGTCCGCGACGAGCCCACCGCCGCGCGCGCCTGCCTGCTGCTGCAAGCCTGCGCCTCGACGGCCGGTCTCATCAGGAACGCCTTGCCGTACAAGGACTTCGGTGAACCCGAGGCCGTGCTGGTGGAGACGCTTCGGCACTCGCCGCCGATCCCCGTGCTGCGGCGGCAACGCCCGGACGGCGCGCTCGTCGAGCTGGATCTCGTTGCGGCGAACCGGGATCCCGAGGTGTTCGCCGACCCGGACACCTTCGACGTCCACCGAGCGAGCAACAAGCGACACCTGACCTTCGGTGTGGGACTGCGGCCCTGCCCCGGTGACAGCCACGCGCTGGCGATCGCCGCCGGTGTTCTGGAAGGGAGTTCCCGATGA